In the Panthera uncia isolate 11264 chromosome B1, Puncia_PCG_1.0, whole genome shotgun sequence genome, CCGGACTCCAAGGACGTGAAGGAGAAGTTCCACGGCAGCCTGGTGGCGGCACTGAGCGTGTACGGGCCACATTTCCTGGCGTATTTTGGCTCCTTCGCCACGGTGGGCCTGCTCTGGTTCGCCCACCACTCGCTCTTCCTGCACATCCGCAAAGCCACGCAGTCCATGGGGCTGCTCAACACACTGTCGCTGGCCTTTGTGGGCGGCCTCCCGCTGGCCTACCAGCAGACCTCGGCCTTCGCCCAGCAGCCCCACGACGAGCTCGAGAGCGTGCGCGTCAGCTGCGCCATCATCTTCTTCGCCAGCATCTTCCAGTTTGCCATCTGGACCACGGCCTTGCTGCACGAGGAGGAGACGCTGCAGCCCTCGGCACGGTTCGGGGGCCGGGAGCACGCGTTCATGTTCGCCAAGCTCGCGCTGTACCCCTGTGCCAGCCTGCTGGCCTTCGCCTCCACCTGCTTCCTCAGCAGGTTCAGCACAGCCATCTTCCACCTCACACAGATCGCCGTGCCTTTCGGCTTCCTGCTGCTGCGTCTCCTCGTgcgcctggccctggccctgctgCGGGCCCTGCGGGGCCTCCCCCTGCCGGCACCAGGGGGCCAGGACGACGTGCGGTCCCCGCTCCTCCCGTCTCCCTAGTAAGTTCCAcgtcctccctgccccagcctgcaTCCGCTGGGATGCAATAAACCCCACTGGggctttattttcattgttctctTCTGGCGCCCTCGGGAGGTTTTCCACTTTGCGGAGTCTGGCAGCAAGTTCGCTCTGTATTGTGCGCGCCTGTGCCCATTTCGGTCCTAGGCCCGCGTTCTCCGTCGAGCCGACCCACACGGACGCTGGTAGTCGGGTGGctccaggggcagctgggggacCACAGCCTCAGCCCTGGAGGGGGCGTGGGTCCCCACCTTGGCCACCCTCCTGCAGGCAGAGCTCCCTGGCAGCTGCTGGGCAACCCACCCTGGTCACTAGGCACAGAGAACACAGGAGCAGGTCGGCAACGCCCAGACTGTATTTATCCTGGGTATAAATTATGATTACATTCAGGTAGTGACAGGTACACACAGGCCCTTGGTGCCAGGCCCACACTGCCCCATTTGGGCACACAGACGCACTTAAATACAGAAGGACAGACTCACCCTGACCACCACATACAGCCACAGACCAAAACCAACACCAAGGCCCGCAAAGCAAAATAATTACACCAACAGGGACACAACACACGGCTGTGTGCTAGAGGCACATGACACGAATGTTCTGCTACAAACGGCCACTACAGTGCATTTGTGCAGTTTTGGCAGAAGCTTGGGGGACGTGGCTGGCAGGGCCGAGCCAGGACAAGAGGGACAGGGGGTTCATGGGCCTTCCTGGAGGACTCAGGAGACACTCCTCCTGGGGCCAGAGGCTGGACTCCACGGGCCGTCCGAACTCTGCTTGGTGGAAGAACGCCGCAGTGGTCTGCCCGGCAGGCCTGCCCCACGCCCCTCCTGCCACGTCTCTGCCGCCACGAGCAGCAGCAAGGGGACCCACGAGCCCAGTCAGCTGAACAGATACTGGGACTGATTGTTGACAAACAGGTGATTAAAGCTGGCTCTTCCCACTTCATGCTTTGTAAACTTCCTCTGGGTCTCCCGGCCCCGGCCTGCCTGGATGTGTTTCGGGTCCCTTGCAGGCAcgttctgccccacccctgtgaGGGGCCAGCTCCCCTGCTCTGCTGCTTCCTGGGCACCACACCATCTTCAGGCTGTTGGCCAAGCCCATCTGGTCTCAGGGCCCTCTCTGGAGGTGCAGCCCAAGCAGTCATACAGTGATGGGGCCAGGAGACAAGGCACCTTCCCCAAGACCTAGcaggtgcccctgcccagccctcaaTGGCCAGGGCATCCCAGGTCTGTACCAGGTGCACCCAGGGCCCACAGAGCTGGCTGTCCTATAGGAGCATCCAGGGAGATGGCTTGAGATTCAGTGCTGCCCACCTCAACAggctcggggcgggggggcggcagTGAATGCAGAGGGAGAAGTGCCTGTGCTGCCCAGGATGGTGATGGTGGCCTGGACCCCAAGAGGCGAGAGCGTTGGCCAGCCAAAGCCCCGCACCCGCCCTGTCACTGGACCAGAGGCCAGGGGAGGAAACACCTGCCACCCACCCAGCAGCTTCCACGAGTCACAGGGATGAGGGGGAGACACCCCACGGTCAGAGCTATGGGCAAGTCCATCCGTGGCTGGCtggcggctgctgctgctgctgctggataCACAGACCGTTCCAGGGCTCTCTGCTACTTGGGGTCCCCTTCGGGGACAGGCACCCCATCTGCTCGGGCATCCTTGGGGGTCCCAGCCTTCCTGGGTTTCTGCTTGGTCTTCCTGAGCATGTGGACCTGTCCCAGGACCAGTCAGGACAAAGGGCTGGGTGATCCTGCAGGCGCTATCTCGGCCCGCTTCCCGGCAGCTTCGGTCTGTTGAGCCCAGGGGGCCTCAGCGTGCAGGCCTCCCGGTGTGGCGTTCCGGGACAACTGGCTGCTGCAGCGGGCACTCGGCTGGCCACGGCCTTCCAGCACCACACCCGCCGCCCCGCCTGCTCAGGCCCCGCCCGGCCCACCCCGGTCCCTACCTTCGGCCCCTACCTTCGGCCCCGCAGCTGAGATGATCATGTGCCCGGGAGCCTGGATCCAGGGCTCGCCGTCTACCTGCACGGGCGTGGCCTTCAGGAGAGTCACGCGGAAGTAGGAGCCCTGGGCGATGCGGATGCCCGAGCGCAGCCCGCCCTGGACCTGGCCCTGGGAGAGTAGAGGGCCGGCTGGGCTCAGCGGCCCGAGGGGCCACACCGGGGCCCACCCGGCCTGCCCGCACTCACCATGTGCATGACGCCCGtcacccccaccacctccagcAGCCCGTCATCCATGCGCGGCCTCTCGAACCTCGAGTCGCTCTCCGAGCCCCACAGATCGGCCCCCGAGCCCCAGCTGCACCGAGGGAAGGGCGCACGGGTAAGAGGGGCGAGGCCGCACGAGGGCCTGGAGCCCCACCTGCGGCCAGAGCCCCAGCCACTGGCACCTGGGGATGTTGATGAAGATGAGACCCTCGATGCTGGGCAGCTCCACCTCCCGCTGCTCCACCTGGAGCCGAATCTCCCGGTGCAAGCCGCGCGAGTGGCTGATCTTCTGCAGCCCGACCCGCACGTACACGCCCTTGTTGTGGAGCCTGCGGGGGTGCGCCCCTGTCAAGGCCGCGCCCTCGCCCTGCCCAAAACGGCCCCCAGGTTCCGGCCCCTACCCGCCAGTTCCCGCCGGCCAACCCCAGGAAGGGTGCCGTCGCCGGGGGGCGGCCCAGAGCAGTCCCAGcccccctcctggcccctccagCACCTGCTGGTGAACTTGCCAGGCTCCTCCTCCCGCGCGTGGTGGAAGTCCAGGCTTAGCTCTGCGTCGATGCCGATGCCGCAGTAGTTACTCATCTGCACAATCTGGGGACGAGACGGTCTCGCGTGGCCCTGGTCAGCCCCCACTGGCTGCTCTCCACCTTCCCCCAGCTGGGTCCAGCCTCCTCGTCTCCAACCCAACTCTGTCCCTGTTGCTAGGGCTGCCTCTGTCCAGTGACTGCCCTGCCCGGTGACCACCAGCACCTAGGGGGAGGTAGGCGTGGCACGTGGTGCCCACGAGGATCACGGCTGGCCTGGGATGTCCCCAACAAGTCACCGCTCTGACAGGGCCTCAGCTTTCCCGGTAACCGGGATGGCACCCGCACCTACCCCAGGTGGTGGCAGGGACGGGCGTGAACCCCCCAGCCTGCAGGGGGCCCGGCGGATGCCACACTCTCACCAGAGCGCACGGATACCTTGGGAGGCTCCACATCTGCCGTGCTGTCCTCTGCACCTCCAGCCTCCTGAGCATCCAGCAGGATGGTCCAGCGGTCCATAAGCACGGCGTCAGCTTCGTCCACCGACACCAACACGGAGAACGGGTCCTCCCCACTGTAGCCCGCTCCCCAGCGGAGGACCCGGCCAAGGTCATTCCCTGGGACACAGGCAAGAGAAGACTGACTCTCCACACCCACCTACCCACCACCACCCCCGGGCCTTGACCGAAGCATGGGATGTGCTGGCTGAGCCCACCTGTGCCCAGCGGCAGGATGGCCACAGAAGGCTCTGGGCAGGCCAGGTGGCGCCGCGTCTCCTCCAGGGCAGCGAGCACCCAACCCACAGTGCCATCCCCACCGCATACCAGCACCCGgaagcagggcacctgggagaACACGTGGAACCTGGCAACAGGGAAACAAGAAGTGCTCTTGCAGCCATTCCTATGCAGGTGCACAGCTGGTGGGAGCAGGAAGTGGTGACCCTGGGGCAGAAGGGGGCTGCAGTTCATCCCCCACACACGATGGCCTTGAGGGTTCTGACACGGAACCCCAACCTGTTCCCTTTGGCCTCTCAACGGGTGTGTGCAGGCACCCCTCCCGGAGCTTGCCAGACTGAGCAGCGCAGCGGGGGACCACTAGACTCACCCAGGAAGAGGCCCCCCATTGGTCAGCTCAAAGACCTGGTGAGGGTTCAGCAGCTTCCGGAAACTGCAGAGCAGGTCGCGGCCCTTGAGGCCTCCACTCTTGGGGTTCACAAACACGAGGAGGGGGCAGCAGTCTGGGGGCAGGTTCGTGTGCTGACAGATGGGGCGCTGGGTTAGGGCAGGTTCCCAAGGCCACCCCACGAAGGCAGTGCCTGGTGGCCCCCATGGCACCGTCCGGGCAGTGACAGTCCTCCAATCTGGGGCCAGCCCCCTCCCAAGGAAGGCGCACAGGGGTCCAGGGGGCCACACGGCCACTCCCACCTTGCCGCTGACTGCTCAGGGCACCCCGTGCGGCAGAGGCACCCATAGTCGCTGGCCAGCAGAACAGAGATGAGGCCCGCCAGCCTGCAGCTCTGAGCACAAAGGCGGCGCCACACCAACTGTGACACTTGTCCCCAGACCACGCCCGCTGCCTGATCCACGTAGCCCAGAAGCCCAGGCTGGACCCCCACGTGGgactctatctgcccctcctggaGCCATGAGGCGCACACCCCAGGAGGAATGCGGCTCCCAGGGCCCCCACCGACCCACACGGCAGCCAAGAGCAGCAGCCGGGTTCACAGAGTGGCCCCGTGCCTCCCAGTGTGGGGAGTCCACCTCCCAACACACCACCCTCAAAATACAGTGTCCGGAGACAGTGGTGGGGAGCTGAGGTCCCCATGATGGGGAGGACAGGGGGGCTGAGGCCCCCACAATGGGGAATATGGGGGGCTAGGTTCCCCACGACGGGGAGGATGAAGGGCTAGGGTCCCGACAGTGGCGAGGATGGTGAAGGCACTGGGGTCCCTGCAGTGGGTCTGGGGTCCCCACCGTGGGAGGTCCTGGGTAACAGGCACAGGATTGGCCATGGCTGAAGGCCAGGACACACTTGGAGTGACCCACAGGGCAGAGCTGCTCGGTCACCCCTCACCCGCTCACCCCAAAGCAGGCAGCTGCCGGGAGACAGAAGGTGTGTCGGCACTTCCTGCCTGGCTGACAGCTGTCAGAGACCCTGACCTGCACACGCTGCACCCTCGTCAGGACAGTGGGACAGCACCGGGTCCCGACCCAGCTCAGGGTAGGAGAGGGCAGCCAGGACCAGTCACCCACCCGGTCACAGACACTGAAGTCACTCTGCCCTAATTCTGCTTCACCGGGTCAGGGGTCAGGAGTTAGGGCTCAGGGACAGAGCAGCCACAAACCTCTGGTGGGATCCTGGGGACCAGCAGGGCTGTGGACCAGAGGGTATTGCAAAGGCACAGAGCGTAGGGCGGGACCTGGGGCTCCGgcccctcaccctgccctgccctgcgtGATGCCCACCCTGGCCCTGCACTCACCCCTAGCTCGCTCTTCTGGACACAGCCTCCAAAGTCAGGGAGCCCCACCCACTGGCCGGAGGTGGCCCAGGGTGATGGCAGGGGTCCCCGGGCCTCCCAAGCTGGGGGTATGGGGCAAGGGCCCAGTGACCCCACAGAAGGCAAGGGTCTGGCAGGGTGtctgcacacacacagcctttgGGAGGCAGCTGCCACGGGGCAGGTGCTGCGTCCTGTGGTCCTCACGCAGGCCTCTCACCCTTGGACCTCAGGCTCCTCCCTTGGTGTGACCTTGGCCACCACCCTGCACGATGGACAAACCGGTGGTGGGAGCCACGCCTCCCCAGGTGTCCCCCCAGAGCACCCACTCACCAACACATCTGGAAGCACCAGGGCAGTGAGCGGCCGGCCATGCACAGCCGTGTCCCTGACCAACATGTACAGTCGCTCCGCCTCTGCAAAGCAGGTCACGTCCAGCACCACTGCACCTGTAGCAGGTGCACTGTAAGCTCAGGCCAGAGCCTCACCTTATCCCACAGCCGGAAGGGACCCTGGCTGTGCCATCTGATGGCATCCACGTGACCAGGACCACCTTTCTGTGGAGCCCTTAAAGACGACGAGGCTCAGAGACAGGACGGAGTAGGTGGGTGCAGGTAAGGCCACCAGGAGGTGGCATGGAGTGGCTGGGGACACTCTGATTCCTGGCCCACTGAGCTTGCTGAGACCTGtggtttggggcggggggggggggcacccgcAAGAATGGAGAACAATGATACTACTGAGGACACACAGAAGGGACATGGGGCTCGTGGTAATGAATCCTCCCACTTTTGGGTAGATTTGAAGTTTCCATAAAAGAAGGTGCAAACCGAAGGGCAGAACAGGTTTTGGAGAATACGTCCACTGCACCTCAGTCACGTTTTAGCTAAAGTGTTACAGCcctgaggcagagaaaaaaaaaaaaaaaacacgtttcCCTTGCCCATGGTTCCCCAAGAAAAAGGTCAGGTTCTAAACACAGTGAAACACAAAAACGAGGACAGGCCTTTCCATCTAACTCTAGGGAATGACCTTTGGCCAAGTCTGGCCACGGCTCACGGAGGCGGCTCACCTTGGGAGGAGTAGACGTGGCTCACAGACACCAGTCCAGCTGCAAAGACAGGCTGTCATCAGGGGAGCGCCCTGCCCCCCGGAGTGCATCCGGCCCCCCCTCCGGGGAGCATCTGCCACCGCCCCCCNNNNNNNNNNNNNNNNNNNNNNNNNNNNNNNNNNNNNNNNNNNNNNNNNNNNNNNNNNNNNNNNNNNNNNNNNNNNNNNNNNNNNNNNNNNNNNNNNNNNCCCCCCCCCCGCGCACTGCCACCTCAGCACGGCCACCCCAGGCAGTCCCACCCTGCCCCTCAGGCCAATGCTGCTGCCACTTCGCTTGCAGGCAGGTTCCCAGTGAGTCCCTCCCCCAGTCAGAGCCAAGGGCAGGAAAGGCAGAGGCTGGAGCTCAGGAGTCTCAGAAACCCCTTGGCAGAGGTAAGCAGTCTGGGCCCTCGAGGTGAGACCCGAGGCCCACAGAATGGGAATGAGCTCTGCGAACGCTCAGACAGcaagtggcaggggaggggggggcacaGCAGCCCCCAAGGCCTGCTCTCTGAACCCCTGGTTGCCAGCAGCCAGTAGCCCCAGGTCAGGCCGGGCAGTCACACCTTTGGTGGCCACAGCCTCGTCCAGTAGGCTGCCATACTCCTGGGCAGACAGGCCAGGAGGCAGGCCACCGACAAACAGGCAGACGTGCGGGgccacagctctgctctcagccaCGTAGAACCGCATCTGGTTCATCTGCCGTAGGGACGTCTGCAGGAAGGGGGCGGGACGCTGAGCCGGAGCACAAGAGGACAGCACCAGCacccagcccctccacccccctcatCCGGGAAAGGGGCCCTTGAAAAGATCCCGCAggataaacagaaaaggaaaggaagaacacaCAGGCTTCCTCCCTTGGGACAAGCCACTCAACTCccggggggaagggggcagggtcTGTGGCTCTAAGCCCCACCTTCCAGAACAGGTGACATTAGGATGCGGACAGACCCACCAGGCCCAGGGGGGTGGCACTGCCAGCCAGGAGGGACATGGTGTCCTGGGGGCAGACCCTCACTATGAGGTAGAGGCCACCGCCAAAGCCTGGCAGCTCCTTGGGGACCAGCATTCACCCCCAATGACCTGCCGGATGTCACGAAGCCGGTGGAGCAGGGGCTCTTCATCCGCCAGCACCGTCCGCTGGACTGCAAGGGTGAGAGGCGGGGCCTGTGAGCACCAGGCACCAGGCCCACCTCTGCGAACAGGCCTTGGGGAGCCCGAGCGGCCGGTCGGTGGAGACAGCGACGGCAGGCCGCTCACTCACCTTGCCTGCTACCCATGAGCACCTCCACCAGCTGAAAGCTCTCAGGACCCTCGGcctgttggggggagggggggggcagagtttGGGGGCCTCAGGCCTGGACCGCCCATTCCCCCAGGACACTCACACGGGGCAGCCGGCCCGGCAGGCTGGCCGGGAGCACCGGCGCGCACGCACCTGGCGCCCGAGCAGCGGAAGGACCTCCAGCACCACAGTCCGGGCGGTGCTCTGTGCGGTCACGCGGATGGACACGTAGGCCACACCCACCCTGCGGGGAACAAGCTCAGGAGCCTGGGTCCCacggcccccacccctcccagctcCCGCCGGCGGACCCTGGGCCTCGGGCCTGGGTCTCACTTGAGCCAGGCAGGGTAGATCTTCAGGACCTCCTGGGTGCGGGGCAGAGCACGGATGATGCAGGCCTCGGGCACGGCCTCTCGGGCCCCCGGGCCCCGGCCGCCCTCTTCCTCTGCAACCCCACCGCTCCAGGGTCTTCCCCGCGCCCCGGTGTCAGCGGCGTGCACAGCCTGGGGGAGCGCCTGCAGCTCAAAGTCCCGAGGGTCCTCGGTGACGTAGTAAGCCCGCAGCGCTGCCtcctgcggggtgggggggggccagATGTGGACACGAGCCAGGGCCATGGTGTGTGCCCTGAAGCACTCCCGGGAAGGGGCCCTGCTGCggccgctggggggggggggggggggctcttacCAGCACCTCCTCGCTCCTGGCCAGGCGGGGGACAGTGATTACTCGAAAGTGGTTTCGCTGCAGGGCATCGTTCCCATCAAAGACCTTCAGGGTCTGCTTGCCTGCGCCAGAGAGAAGTGCTTACGAGTCCCCGGAGTGCAGGACGGGATGGCAATGGGGCAGGACGGGGCTGGGCACAGGACAGGTGATGgcatgaggtgggggggggggggggggggggggggggcgggggcaggcagCAGCTAAGAGGTACTTACTGGACTCCGGTGGCAGCACCTCTCGGCCCAGGCTGGCGGGGGAGCTTCCGTCCGCGCCACCGTCCCCCTCACCCGGCTCGGGGGCCGGGCTCTCAGAGATGCGGAAGCAGTGCATCTTACTGAAGTTGCGGGACAGCAGGCGCACGCACGCGGGGGGCAGCACCATGGTGTGCAAGCGCCCAAACGTGCACTCGGGGGCGAGCGCGGTGGAGCAGACGGAGTgggcctggggggcggggcgcggaCGGCCCTCAGCCATTCTGCGGGGGCCGCGCTGGACACTCGGGCGGGCAGCGCCACCCTCGGACCAGACGGGTCCCCCCGCCCCAACCGAGTGCGAGGCAGACGGCCGAGGATGGAAAGGAGACACCCCCA is a window encoding:
- the DGKQ gene encoding diacylglycerol kinase theta, with amino-acid sequence MAAAAEPRARAWLGGSSPRPGSPSSSPELGGRGRARPGPGPGSGSGPERAGARPPGPAATGHSFRKVTLTKPTFCHLCSDFIWGLAGFLCDVCNFMSHEKCLKHVKTPCSSVAPSLVRVPVAHCFGLRGLYKRKFCAVCRKGLEAPALRCEVCELHVHPDCVPFACSDCRQCHRDGHRDHDTHHHHWREGNLPSGARCEVCRKTCGSSDVLAGVRCEWCGVQAHSVCSTALAPECTFGRLHTMVLPPACVRLLSRNFSKMHCFRISESPAPEPGEGDGGADGSSPASLGREVLPPESSKQTLKVFDGNDALQRNHFRVITVPRLARSEEVLEAALRAYYVTEDPRDFELQALPQAVHAADTGARGRPWSGGVAEEEGGRGPGAREAVPEACIIRALPRTQEVLKIYPAWLKVGVAYVSIRVTAQSTARTVVLEVLPLLGRQAEGPESFQLVEVLMGSRQVQRTVLADEEPLLHRLRDIRQTSLRQMNQMRFYVAESRAVAPHVCLFVGGLPPGLSAQEYGSLLDEAVATKAGLVSVSHVYSSQGAVVLDVTCFAEAERLYMLVRDTAVHGRPLTALVLPDVLHTNLPPDCCPLLVFVNPKSGGLKGRDLLCSFRKLLNPHQVFELTNGGPLPGFHVFSQVPCFRVLVCGGDGTVGWVLAALEETRRHLACPEPSVAILPLGTGNDLGRVLRWGAGYSGEDPFSVLVSVDEADAVLMDRWTILLDAQEAGGAEDSTADVEPPKIVQMSNYCGIGIDAELSLDFHHAREEEPGKFTSRLHNKGVYVRVGLQKISHSRGLHREIRLQVEQREVELPSIEGLIFINIPSWGSGADLWGSESDSRFERPRMDDGLLEVVGVTGVMHMGQVQGGLRSGIRIAQGSYFRVTLLKATPVQVDGEPWIQAPGHMIISAAGPKVHMLRKTKQKPRKAGTPKDARADGVPVPEGDPK